In Camelina sativa cultivar DH55 chromosome 13, Cs, whole genome shotgun sequence, the genomic window TGGACATTTCCACGCGTCTCTCACACGCGCTTTCTGGGGAGCGAGCGAGCTTGCTTTGATTGAATTAGTGGGAAACCATACTTTCGTAGTACTAGTGCCTATCCCTACTTTTCTTTTGATCGATGCGCACAACaagttaaaaaattgttaatatccttttatcttttttacaACACCTACGGTTATGGAATTGGAAATTGTTcagattatatatttgtaagcTTTCCAGATCATTGTGAGCTTTTCGACATTACAATAGTCAAATCCAACAactgagattttttaaaaaatcattcatGGATAACATATGTATtccatttatatatactttttggaaggaaaaaaaatatgcatcGATGTGTATAAAAAAGTATGTAGATAGAAAGATAGTGATTGTCACTTAGCACCATTAGCTGATCCCTCTTTCTGCCACATACTCTAAACATGGGGGGTTACTATATGCTTCTTTCATTGTACCTTTTAAGAATAACAACAAAGCACATGTATATAGATAGTTTCTATAAACTTAGGAAAATACATATCCACACACAAAGATGTACATTCTTAATTAAGAgtaacacaaaattttgatataagataacaaaaatttaaatcatttttttctgaGGAAAAGTTTGGTAAAGAGAATTCAACAGTGTAGCAGAGTAAGGCACACGTGCCAGAGCGCGTGATCTCCTCGGAGTTTAGAAAAAGGTTGACATTatcataagaagaaaaaaaagaaatcaacgGTTCACACACACACGGCGAGTAAAAGataagtgatgaagatgaggtGGAGTAGCTACAGCTGTCCGTCCCAAATGGCCCTCCTTCGGGGGAAAATATGCTTTTATGCCGTTACcattatctctctttctctctctctctctcgcctcCTCGTGATGTtgattcctctctctctctctctttgtttgtgAGTCAAAATCGTACGGCTTATAAACGattaccatcttttttttttaatcagtcaTTCATCATCCTACGGTCATATATCCAGCTTTGTTGCTTCAACACATCCAACGGTCCAGTTTCTCCTGACTCAGTCAGGGGTGTGCATGAGCCACGTGAAACCTTCGAGGacggttttttttatttgtttaataaaaaacaaaatagtagtATTGCTACAAGTGGGCTGCACGAGGAAGCATAGTATCAAAGCGCGTGGACcctcctttttttcctttctttctttatttttttagtataagttgtaataataataaagatatactaatacattaaaatattattactaaaaccGAGTAAAGTCNNNNNNNNNNNNNNNNNNNNNNNNNNNNNNNNNNNNNNNNNNNNNNNNNNNNNNNNNNNNNNNNNNNNNNNNNNNNNNNNNNNNNNNNNNNNNNNNNNNNNNNNNNNNNNNNNNNNNNNNNNNNNNNNNNNNNNNNNNNNNNNNNNNNNNNNNNNNNNNNNNNNNNNNNNNNNNNNNNNNNNNNNNNNNNNNNNNNNNNNNNNNNNNNNNNNNNNNNNNNNNNNNNNNNNNNNNNNNNNNNNNNNNNNNNNNNNNNNNNNNNNNNNNNNNNNNNNNNNNNNNNNNNNNNNNNNNNNNNNNNNNNNNNNNNNNNNNNNNNNNNNNNNNNNNNNNNNNNNNNNNNNNNNNNNNNNNNNNNNNNNNNNNNNNNNNNNNNNNNNNNNNNNNNNNNNNNNNNNNNNNNNNNNNNNNNNNNNNNNNNNNNNNNNNNNNNNNNNNNNNNNNNNNNNNNNNNNNNNNNNNNNNNNNNNNNNNNNNNNNNNNNNNNNNNNNNNNNNNNNNNNNNNNNNNNNNNNNNNNNNNNNNNNNNNNNNNNNNNNNNNNNNNNNNNNNNNNNNNNNNNNNNNNNNNNNNNNNNNNNNNNNNNNNNNNNNNNNNNNNNNNNNNNNNNNNNNNNNNNNNNNNNNNNNNNNNNNNNNNNNNNNNNNNNNNNNNNNNNNNNNNNNNNNNNNNNNNNNNNNNNNNNNNNNNNNNNNNNNNNNNNNNNNNNNNNNNNNNNNNNNNNNNNNNNNNNNNNNNNNNNNNNNNNNNNNNNNNNNNNNNNNNNNNNNNNNNNNNNNNNNNNNNNNNNNNNNNNNNNNNNNNNNNNNNNNNNNNNNNNNNNNNNNNNNNNNNNNNNNNNNNNNNNNNNNNNNNNNNNNNNNNNNNNNNNNNNNNNNNNNNNNNNNNNNNNNNNNNNNNNNNNNNNNNNNNNNNNNNNNNNNNNNNNNNNNNNNNNNNNNNNNNNNNNNNNNNNNNNNNNNNNNNNNNNNNNNNNNNNNNNNNNNNNNNNNNNNNNNNNNNNNNNNNNNNNNNNNNNNNNNNNNNNNNNNNNNNNNNNNNNNNNNNNNNNNNNNNNNNNNNNNNNNNNNNNNNNNNNNNNNNNNNNNNNNNNNNNNNNNNNNNNNNNNNNNNNNNNNNNNNNNNNNNNNNNNNNNNNNNNNNNNNNNNNNNNNNNNNNNNNTTTGTTCggggaaaaccctagtttgcagCAATGGTTCGAGTACTGCCCGAATACGAACAAGCGAAATTGTCCGATCTGTAAACAGAAGTGCTCTCTAAAAGATCCGTGTCGGCTTTATTTTCAGTCTTCTGGGGACCAAATCGATTCGATTGCTTCTTCTAAGAAGACTGTTGAAATCGAGGAAGATCCGGTTTTGCTGAGAGTTGAAGTGAAGCGTCTCCAAGGGAAGATCCATAATCTTACTTCTTCTCTTGATAATCAGAAAAAGGAGAATTCTGAACTCTCTGATAAGGTCATGATTTGTGTTAATTCATGTTCTTTGTTGATTAGTAGTATCCTTAAAGAAGATTATGtgaaattttgggttttgttttgtttttttgcttctctcAGTTGCAGCAATGCAATGAGCAACTGAAAGAGGATAAAGTAAAAAGGTGGGAGTCTCTGCAAGAAATATCAACGACTCAGCACTTGCTTAAGTTGAAATCTgaggttttttatttatttattattatactcAACATTTGATGCTTTTGTTTCTACTTATCCTCCATTTGGTGTTGAGTTTCTTGTATTATGTTTGTTTACAGGAATGTATCCAGCTTACTTCACAGTGTGCTAAGCTACATGAGAGAACTATGGCTTTTGCCAAGGAGCTCGCAGCGCTTAAACTGTGcgaagaatctttttttttgtaatgttgtCAAATTCTGATATAATCATTTAATCTTTTGGTTAAAACTTTCTGAGTCTATATTCTTGTTTTGCGTTCAGGGTTTCTGATCTAAGCTTGGAGGAAGATGATGTCCTGAAGCTAGCCATGTTGGGGAATAACGCTAAGACAAAAGATACAATCGACACTCTAGTCAAGTCCTTGGTTATCAGAAACAGGTAGGTTACATAGCATGTTGTTTGTCACTGCTTACATGGTCTCATTTTGGTCATTTACTTTGTGAAATTGGTTCTTTATTTCCCATTAGTCCTGTCTGCAGCAGTTTTAAAAAGCATATGACCTTCAGTAACCTTGGAAGATGGTGATTTACATTAAATCATCCGTTTATTCCTGCAGAGTAGAGTACTTTGTTTGGTTACTAGTATCTTATTGCAGCTTGTTAATCTTTGAAATTACGAAATATCATAAGCAAGTAGATATAATCAACAAGTTGTGAAAACGGGGATTTTACATTGCGTTTCTTATCTTTTAGGTGCTTCTATTAATCATTTGTGAAGTCTCTAATTCAAAACATTATTCTCTGACAGGAGTTATAAGGAATTGTTAGCAAAGTGCAGTCAGCTGGGCAGAGGCGAAGCTCGATCTTCTGAGAAACTAGAAAAAGCTCTGGAAAAGATAGATATATTAAAGGTGTGTCTTTTGGTTTTACACTCGATCTTGTTTGGTTCTTCTATATCTGGCTCTTATTATCTTTATTCTATGAGCAGAAGCGAATGAGGGAACTTGAGTTGATAACTGAAGAGAGGCAAAACAGAGCTCTTAGGAATATAAAAGCTTCAAAGAATTGCAGCGAGAGAGAAGTTTACGAGCCTCCAACTGAGAGCCTGGCTTCTTTCAGAATGCTTCCATCTGACAACATTGTTGAGAACATCTCTACACCACCATTAAGTAAATTAGAGAAAAAGGATGGCTTCACCAATCATGGATCGTGCTTAAGCGGAAGAGAAGGCTCCTTCAGTACTAGAAGAACGGACTCTGTTATCGAGGTAGATGATGATGTTCCTGAAACCACCATTTCTGGCATCAGACATTCAGATACTAATGTTGAAGAGAAATGTGATAATCCCATGGTAAGGGATATAAAGTTCAACATCAGAAATGACTCGACATCAGCAGTCTCACCTGGCAGCAATGGtacttttttttgtcgacaTCATCATTTCAAGTTCTTGAGTGTAGTAGATTTGAAGATTGTGAAAAACTTAATGCAGGTGCTGGAAACATTTGGTTGTCAAGCGGAACAAATCGAAACCTTAGTAGATGGAGCAAACATGGAGAGAGAAACGAAGTAACTCCATCACTAGGGCGTTATGTTCAAAGCAAAGATGATCTGATCGCTATTGGACCCGATGGTAAAGGTGGGAGAATCAAAGTGCTGAGATCTAAACCCCAAATTTCGGTGAGTTATGCATTCTTCTTAAGATTCTCCTTTCAGTATGTTACTTCATTCATAACAAAATccggattttaaaattttgagttcTGTTATCTCCTTTACCCTCCTTATTGCCATCTCAACACTATAAGCAATACCTTGCCTAATGTGTTGACCTCTCTGTTGCATTGTATAGAGCGCCAATGCAAGCTCAGGAAGTGGTAAGAGATTCAAGCTTGGAACTAAAACAAGTGGTTCGTCCTCTCAAGGTTGTCTGCAGATTGAACACTATTTTGGAAGACCTAATCGCTAATTTGTCAGACATCTGTTAAGAAACTTAACATCTCGGATATGCTTTGCATAAATCATGTACAATTAAATTACTCTTTCATTGGTATCTAATGTAACTTTTTGTTGTGGCTAATAAAACACTTGGGGACCTTAAGCGTTGTAATTTATAAGAGAAGAGTCTTTCTTTTTATAAGGATaagatcttatctttataaAGATAAGAAACTCTAATTAGCTAATGAATAGAAAGCAGATGCTTTAGTGATGGGGTTGACTTTATTTGATCTACTTGACTGTGGAGACAAAATATTGGAAGAGGTAAACTGAAATTGTATTATATAATGAATAGAAATCTGAAACATTACATCGGTACTGAAAACAAGAACTAATAAACAAACTTGGGTCGTAAGgaaacaaggaaaagaaaaacagagtctGCAAAACTACAACCACGAAAACTTTAGTGATGGGGCT contains:
- the LOC104738547 gene encoding uncharacterized protein LOC104738547, producing the protein MWFGDGISMLILSLSPSAGHPRETRSGFSLQQWFEYCPNTNKRNCPICKQKCSLKDPCRLYFQSSGDQIDSIASSKKTVEIEEDPVLLRVEVKRLQGKIHNLTSSLDNQKKENSELSDKLQQCNEQLKEDKVKRWESLQEISTTQHLLKLKSEECIQLTSQCAKLHERTMAFAKELAALKLVSDLSLEEDDVLKLAMLGNNAKTKDTIDTLVKSLVIRNRSYKELLAKCSQLGRGEARSSEKLEKALEKIDILKKRMRELELITEERQNRALRNIKASKNCSEREVYEPPTESLASFRMLPSDNIVENISTPPLSKLEKKDGFTNHGSCLSGREGSFSTRRTDSVIEVDDDVPETTISGIRHSDTNVEEKCDNPMVRDIKFNIRNDSTSAVSPGSNGAGNIWLSSGTNRNLSRWSKHGERNEVTPSLGRYVQSKDDLIAIGPDGKGGRIKVLRSKPQISSANASSGSGKRFKLGTKTSGSSSQGCLQIEHYFGRPNR